The Candidatus Micrarchaeota archaeon genome includes the window GTAAAAGTTCGATCATCGGGAGAGCAGGGTTATCGTATCCCAACCCGGGTATCTCACTGATTATAGAATCCAACGATGTACCGTGGTATATCAGGTGCGATATGCCTTCGATCGATACCCATGAAGGATTACCTACCTTTATCAGGTTATCCCTTCGAGGTAGTAGGTCGTCGGGGAGTTTCGGTTGCGGTTCTGCACGTCTTACGGCATCGTGGTTGCCGGGACTAACGATCACTGTGATATAGTCTGGCAGGGATTCGATGAGTTGATTGAATGCGTCGTACTGTTTGAAGATGTCTCTTATAGCCAGTTCTTCTTCTTGGGTGGGATAGATTCCGATTCCGTCTACGATGTCACCCGCTATAACGATGTATTTGATCTTACCAGCGAGTTCTCTATCATTCCCCCTACCGTTCAACCATTCTATAAGTTTCGAAAAGGAATCCTTCAGAAACAGTTTACTTCCTATGTGCAGGTCGGAAAGATAGAGGACTGCTAAATCTTCTTCGATAAGTTTGACCTCTTTGGAAAACGGTACCTCTGGGTATTCTATCGATGATGCTAAGAACAGGTTGTTGCCCACGCGCCCTTCAAACATTACTATGTCATCCAGCATCGCTGCCTCGGCCTTCTTTGTCTGCTCCTTCTCATCACTCATGAATACAACCAACCCTTTCCCGGTTTCATCCTCTACTTCGAACACAAGGTTACCGCGTGCAGACCTTCGTTTATCCGAGATCATGGCTATCAATGCGAACCTCTGATCACGGTGACTGATTTTTTTGTTAGAGGATATTGTTCTGATATCGGATACATTGATGACCGCTATCTGTCCGTTTTGAACACGGGTTCTCAGTATTGTTTTGATCTGATTAAACCTGTCGTTGAACAGTTTGACAAAATCTTCGATCTTACCTGTCGAACGTGATTTGCCGCTTACGTCGTAATCCTGCCGAACACGAACGTTCGCCTCATACTCTTTTGCTAAAGGTTTGAACAACGGTGCACGTCTGACCTCCACGGGTGGCGGTAGTTTTGTCATTTCAAGGAATACCTTTTCCACCTCTTCCCTTGTGAGGAACGGTTTGTTCAGTGCTACTAATCTTTCGTAAGCGGTTTCTAGTTCTATCTTTTTTTCTTTGTAAAGCGAGGTAATATACTCTTCAGCATCTGGAGTAAGACGTACCGAATCATAAAGTTTATCTCTAAACTCTTCTATGTCCATCATATCACATGTAACTTTCTATTCTATCATCTTTTCTAAAGCGCTTAATATAGACCAGATCTGTGTTCTGGCGTGCATCGGTATGTTTATGTCCTCAGCGGATTCTTCCAACTGGTATATGGCGTTGCCTATACGTACGTTCAACTCCTCTGACTCGTCCAACAACTCGTTCCGTACGTCAGACAACGTCCTTTTAACGTTCCTGGGAACACCGGGCGTGTTGATCAACATATCGAGAAGCCGAG containing:
- a CDS encoding DNA-directed DNA polymerase II small subunit, which gives rise to MDIEEFRDKLYDSVRLTPDAEEYITSLYKEKKIELETAYERLVALNKPFLTREEVEKVFLEMTKLPPPVEVRRAPLFKPLAKEYEANVRVRQDYDVSGKSRSTGKIEDFVKLFNDRFNQIKTILRTRVQNGQIAVINVSDIRTISSNKKISHRDQRFALIAMISDKRRSARGNLVFEVEDETGKGLVVFMSDEKEQTKKAEAAMLDDIVMFEGRVGNNLFLASSIEYPEVPFSKEVKLIEEDLAVLYLSDLHIGSKLFLKDSFSKLIEWLNGRGNDRELAGKIKYIVIAGDIVDGIGIYPTQEEELAIRDIFKQYDAFNQLIESLPDYITVIVSPGNHDAVRRAEPQPKLPDDLLPRRDNLIKVGNPSWVSIEGISHLIYHGTSLDSIISEIPGLGYDNPALPMIELLRRRHLSPLYGRNPIVPELRDYLVIKDVPDVVVMGHIHKNAYTRYRNIVLFNAGTFQDRTEFQIKQGHMPTPGIVPIYELRTGEVKHRSFVKG
- a CDS encoding UPF0147 family protein produces the protein MTKEVSDQIQEIARLLDMLINTPGVPRNVKRTLSDVRNELLDESEELNVRIGNAIYQLEESAEDINIPMHARTQIWSILSALEKMIE